The proteins below are encoded in one region of Clostridia bacterium:
- a CDS encoding UpxY family transcription antiterminator, with protein MNEASNQHTEQTVEARWYVACTLPRHEKQVAAQLDLKQVKYYLPLYETVRRWKDRNAQVQLPLFPGYVFVHIPLSERLRVLGLASVHRFVSFNGPPVAIADDEIARLRHAISGLNAEPHPYLKIGERVRVRRGPLASSEGVLIRKKNAYRVVLNIDAIMRAVSVEVDVADLEKLN; from the coding sequence ATGAACGAAGCAAGTAATCAACACACCGAACAAACCGTTGAGGCGCGCTGGTACGTAGCTTGCACGCTGCCCAGGCACGAGAAGCAGGTCGCGGCACAACTCGACCTGAAGCAGGTCAAGTATTATCTCCCGCTATACGAGACGGTTCGGCGTTGGAAAGACCGTAATGCTCAGGTCCAGCTACCACTCTTTCCCGGCTATGTCTTTGTGCATATTCCGCTCTCCGAGCGACTGCGGGTGCTGGGTCTTGCGAGCGTTCATCGTTTTGTATCTTTCAACGGCCCTCCTGTGGCGATTGCAGACGACGAGATCGCGCGCCTGCGCCATGCAATTTCGGGGCTGAACGCAGAGCCACATCCGTATTTAAAGATCGGAGAGCGTGTGCGGGTGCGGCGTGGTCCGCTTGCCAGCAGCGAAGGCGTCCTGATCCGTAAGAAGAATGCTTACCGAGTCGTGCTGAACATTGACGCCATCATGCGAGCAGTGTCAGTTGAAGTGGATGTTGCTGACCTGGAAAAACTGAATTGA